A region of the Dasypus novemcinctus isolate mDasNov1 chromosome X, mDasNov1.1.hap2, whole genome shotgun sequence genome:
CCACTGTCACAACTGTTGCTGAGGCGGCTGCTGTGGGCAGGGCATATGCAGCCGGGGGTTCAGAGTGGAGAACGGTGCCAAAGAGCCTGAACCAGCCCCTGGCTCCAGCTCCAAGCCATTCTGGTTCTCTTGGATGCTGGGGCTGTCAGTGGTGGGAAGGGGTTGGGGGGCCCCCTCACCCCCAGtctcctcctccagctcctcctcctcctgggccTCCTCGGCCTCTGGCCCTGAGCTCCGTACCCTCTTTGGCTCTAGCTCCTCTCGGGCTGGGTCATCGCCCTCCCCACCCCGATCCACcttccgccgccgccgcctctccAGGGCCCGGCCCCGTGCCCGACTCCCATGGCGCTCTGCTTTCTCCAGCTGTGATCAGATAGGCAGAAAAGAATTGTGGGCCAGTGGtcaggcctgggctccctgcctgcTTGGCCTGACCTCCTGGCCCTGCCCAtcactcctctcctctcctctcctcaccTCCAGAAGTGTGTGGATCCGTTCTAGGTCTGGGGGCTGCCCAGCCTGCAGCAGCTGCCAGATGCTATGGTTCTCATCCAGGGTCACTTCAAGCAGATCCCCCTCCATCATGAGTTCCTCCAGGGGGGCCCGGGTTGCCTCAGGCAGCTCCAGTACAGGGCCAGTCAACTGTGGCAACAGCGAGGACAGCAGCTCCAGGTCTGGAGTTTGGGGGAACAGACTGGATTAGAGGCTGCCCCTGGTCTTACCCCCAGCACCACAACAGAGACAAGGACCATATGGGTAACTATGGTAGTATCAAGCCAATAGCCTACCCACACCTAGACCTACCTCTCTTACCTGAGCCCTCCCCCGGGGCTACCTTCTCAGGACTGGTCACACTGTCTCCATTCTCCAGCAACCCCAGGACCTGCCAAGAAGAGCAAGAATGGGTAAGAGTAACTGAACCAAATAGCTAGGCCCTATTCTCCTCCCCTAACCCCAAGCTTGGGACCCTCCACCTCCTAAAGGAAGAGGACAGAGACAGGCTGCCAGCAGGGAGCATAATCTAGGGATCTGGATGGGATACACAATGGGGCAGGGAGGCTGGGTCAAAGGAGgctgaaaataaaacaggaacAGGGCTGGAGCCTAAAAAGGGTAGGGGCTAGGAGAAAGGAATTTGAAGACAAGAGCTGGGCTGGGCAGCTCACCTTAGGCATATCCTTGCCACTGCCCTCTCTAAGAGGGTCAGGAGCAGGGGTTGAAGGGTAAGTAGGGGGCTCCTCGGGCTTGGGTTCAGCCTGCAGCCGCTGGCGAAGCTCAGCCAGCCGTCCCAACAGAGCAGTCACATCCTCAGAGGCCAGAGCTTGCCTGGCACGGCCTTGCCAGCTGATGGCCCTCTCTGTGAGGCACTGCAGGGCCTCACCCTCAGGTAGCCGCACAGGCAGTCTCTGCAGGGCTACCAGCAGTGCCAGGATGGTCTCCAGGCGTGGGCGCCGTGAACGCATGCACAGTGGACACAGGAATTTGGTGTCCCACTCCCACCAGGCCAGTGGTGGGGATGAGATGGGACTGGGCTTTGGGTAGCTGAGGAGACGGGGCACCGACACACATCGCCCATGGAACCAGTCCTGACACAGGTCACACTGAAGAGCTCCCACCCCAGCTGGCACCTGCCCACACACACAGATGGAGGTTGCAGAGGAGGCTGTGGTCGATGATGCCAGTGGACTGGGCTTGGCTGAGTTGGTGCGACGCAGCTGCAGGATACCCTCCTTCTCCTTTTGTTCCCCCTCCTTGAAGGCCACGATCTGCCGTGACCAGGGCAGGAGGAGAGTCGGTCAGCACCCCATCTCTTCCCTTCTCTGGCCCCTTTAACAACCCACTCCCAAACcagaactgaggctcagaaggggAAAGTGGTCTTCCCAGGATCACCTGGCTCCAACAGTCTTATCATCGCCAGGATGTCCTCACTGCAGGGAGATACCCAGAACCCAACTTCTCCCCATCAACACTCCAGGTCCTTACCACAGAGCCTGGGTCCCTGAGGTCCTGTGCAGACAGCCCCAGCAGTTCTGTGTCAGACTTGTACAACCCTAGCTCCTTTTCCATCCATCGGCTGCGCTTGGTGCTGTCGGAGCCAGCATCTGCACATGGGCAGAGCACCTGAGGCAGGTAGACAGAAGAGGAATGACTGAGTTTCCTCTGGTGCCCGCACTCTCTCCTCCCGTCCCCAGTCCCCCCAAAAGGCCCGTCTTCTCATGAGTCATCTGACAACAGCAAGGGGACAGGTGAGGCTATGGGTCAGGGTCTCAGGCCTCACCTCCAGCAGCGTGTAGCAAGAATTCTTCTTAAGGAAGGTCTTGGAGGCCTTCTCCCTCCATGAATGAGCTGTCAGTACCTGCAGCTCTAACTGTCTCAGCTCCTCCAGCCCCACAGGTAGGTCCCGGCCCACAGCCACCAGGCCTTCCAGGTCATCCAAGCAGGGGTAGTGGTCACCATTCTGGGGATAAGGGTAAGAGAAAGTTCAGTTCAACTTGTCAAAATCTACAGATTCTTACTGTACCTGGTCCTGAGCTGGGCAGGACAGGGAAGATGGACTGGACTCATGGTCTTGAGACAGAAAAAAAACGGGGATCATATACCAAGGAGCTTCCACCTGTCTCTCCCCCAAAACTCCTACATTCATTGGCCCAGCCCCAAAATTTCCAGGACCACCAGACTAGTTATTTTGTTGTGGTTTGCTTCTTCTACCCTCCTCCATGCCAACAGCCCCTGCCCAGCTCCATTCCCACACCACCTGCCTCCCTGCTCCTACCATTTTCATTCTAACCAGCATCCTCTCTTCCCTCAGGTCAGCCTCCCAACCCCTATTCACACTGCTTACCAAGCACACTGGTGCCTCCTATGTGCCATGTCCCCTTCCTCTCTCTAGCCAACCCAATCCAGCACAACCTATGTATGTGCCATCTCTTCCCCGCTGGACTGAAGGCCAGGGTAAGAATGGGGTTGAAGGGTGGGGGTGGACGATAGGGTCCTCACTTGGATCTCATCCACATCAGCAATCCAGGCCCGGGCCTTAGCAAGAGCCTCCTTGAGAGCCTGAATGTTGGGCAGGTGAACAGGGATGTTTTCTGCCTCACGGATTATGGCCTCCAGTGTGGCTGGTGGATGCTTCTGCCTAAACGTAGGGGAAAAAAGAGGACTTGGTCTGGGGTGGTCTGTCTGAACAGCCCAGCTTGGCCACCAGATACATCTGCATAGGCCCTTGGTGCACCTGTTCATCCTTCTCCTAGTTGAATCTACTTGCTTGCATTCTGTCTATGGGTGGCTGCCAGTCCCTGTTTGTTTCAGATTGTATGCACCAAACTTCATCCTTCTGCCATAGCTCCTTCTGCTTATCTGCTAATCTGTCAGCCTGCTAGCAGTGCCTACACATATAAACCTGTGGTATTAATCTGTTGCTGCAGATTTGTCAAATTGCCCTGTGTGTGATGTCTTTCTACCAACTTTGTTTATCTGCCTGTTAGTACTTCTGCTTATGTGCAGGTAAACATGTCGGCTTGTAGGGCTGGACCTCTATATATCTCGGCATTTGTCCATCTCTGCATCTCTAACAGCCCACCTCTGCCTCCATGTGTACATGATGTTTAAAAACAAGATAGGATACAAAAGAGGGGAGAGTCAACACTTCGACACAAGATTCTAGATTCCCACCCATGGGAATCATCTTCAGGTTCTCCTGAAGATTAGATGTGCTCTCCCTTTCCCATGTCCTCCAGGTATCGGTATACCAGGATTACAGTACGGCAGGGAGAGGTAGAAGCTGGACCTACCTGGCCTCCAGGCAGAGATGAGCCTTCTCCTCCCAGCGTTCAGCAATGGTCAGCAGCTCCTGCAGCTCAGCCTGGGCCTTATCcacagcagggctgggggctaCACTGGCACCCGCAACCAGCAGTCCCCGCATGACAGCCAGGGTGCCCCTTCGGGCTGAGGGAGCCAGCGTGCGTTTCACCTCATCCAGCCATTGTGCCTGCTCCACCTGCCGCTGGAGCTGCTGGGCCTCAGGTACTTCCACCCCAAGCTGTCGCCCCTTCTCCAACAGGGATTGCAGTAGTGCTGGACTAGAGGGCAATGAGGCCAGGGCCTCACGGGCCTCAGCCTGGTAGGCCTCCACCTGTTCCAGAATACCCTAACAGGAAACAGGATGAAGAACAAGCTCCTTAGCTTTTGGGAAAAGAAAGCCGACCTTGCACTAGGCTCTCCTTCTCCATGCCCTAAGACAGTGGTTTCCAATGCTATTAGAATACCCTGAGGCAATCTGTTCAAAATGCATATTCCTGGGCCCAACACTTAGAGATCCAGAGATCCTTCATGGGGGTTGGTCAAGAGTCTGCGTTTTATTTAACTTCCCAGAGGATTCTGATGTGCAGCACCAAGAGACCCTTTGCCCTAAAAAACGCTTAAGCTATGTTTAATCTTCTCACAAACCCTCATCTCCACTGGTGTCCACTGCCATTTCCACCCCATTTCTTCTCTATCTTCATGAACTTTGCTCAACTTTCCAGGCCCAACAAATATCTTTGtcactttcttctccttctccaacTTCTCCAGGAAAACTTCCCTTGACTCTGCATCCTATACTTGTACCCTTTACCACCAGCTCCTCAAATATCATTTGCAAAAGGCAGTCCTTAGTCCTTTTGCCTCAtactttccattattttttcacatgtttatcTTCTCTTACCCAAATAAACTATTTAAGGGAACCAAGAGGGGCCTACTGCTCAGGTCCCTGATCCCTCAGCAGCACTCCAAGCCCATCCCTCCTCACCTTGACATCCCCAATCTGGTGCATGGCACAAGGCAGGTTGTTCATCTGGTCCAGAAAGGCCCGGAGCTCAGCCAGGGTCATCTGTAGACCAGCCACCCTGTGGGGGCTATGGAGTTTCACATAAAGGGTTTCAGGTCCAAATCCAGCCCCCTCCCTCCATCTCTGTGCTAAGACTCAACACCTTTCCTCACCATACCTACCCACCTTGATCTCTCATACCTCAGAATTCTTCCAGATGTCTAAGTTGGGTGGAGGGAGAGTTTTAAGATACAAGCATTTCATATGAGGTGAAAGAATTGGAGTAGGATAACGGCTTAAAATTAACTAATGGCAACAGAAGCTGGACTTTCCATTTTCAACTCATCATCTTTCACTGTAAACTCTAAAGCTGTGCAACTACGGGGCAGGCTTATGCTTCTGTGTCCTTTCCTTACCCCTAAACCTTCTACAATTCCTCCCTGCCCACAAAACCCCTCAGCCTATCCCTCAACTATCCTTCAGGTacttatgaaaaaaaagaaacatctcTAGTTTTCTTGTCACTGAGGCACCCCTCTCCATTCTAAGTTGCCTCATCTCCTTGCCCTTCCCAAGGCCTCCCAAGCTACCTCACAATCCAGTGCTTCCAATTTCCTGATGTCCAGTCTGCCCAATGGTACTCAGAATCCACCAATGATAGCACTTTTCCTAGGTACATGATCCTCAATAGGCTATCTCTACCCCAACACCTCATGCTGCTATACCCAGCTTCCTGGCCGCTGACCAGTCCCAGAGCCCGGGACACGCAAGCCTCCGCTTCACTCAAGCAATTCTTCAGTCGCTGCAGTAGCTCACTATTAGGAAACCTCCGCTCACGGGCCTCAGACTCTAGTGCTCTCAGCTCTTCAAGGCCTGGAGAGAGAACGAGAGCAGCAAGGAGTAGGCAGTATTGAGGAAAGGCAGATGAGGAGGGTTCGAGGTACAGGTGGAAAGGGAATAGAACTTGCCTGTGGAGTCCCTCTGTCCCCCCATCACTCACTGCGCTTCCGCCCATCCTCCACCTCCAGGGCCACTCGCACTTTGTTGGCCCAAGTGTCAAATGACTCGGCCCGAACCTTCAGCTTATGCAGCATGGCAGGGAGCTCATCCAAGGTGTACCGATACCTGGAGGACAAGGGAAAGGGACAGCATATCTGGCTCaactctgcctcctcctccatgCCCCATTTCTACCAGGTAGGCCCCATGCTCACCGCAGATACTGCCGGCTACTAGAGCACTTGCAGAGGTCATTGATGTGGGAAAGACAGACAAGGCCATCTGGGCAGTCATAGCAGGCTAGGGCTGATAGGAAGCACGTGGTCTTGCACTTGATGCACTGGCGCTCATCATCTGGGAGCAGCTCAAAAGCCTCTCGCTCAGCCTCTGTGATGCCCTGGGAGTGTTCAGCCCATACACATTATATAAAACCAGAACAGCATTGTAGAAACCCCCATCTCAGAGACCAGAGCCCCACTTTAGACTCAAAGACTCAAATCTGTGCTGATGACAGTGGAGAAGCCCAAACCCCAGAGAGCACACCTGAACTTTAGAGCAGGGGTTTCCAAAAGGGCGTTTTGGGCAAGAAAGGAAAGTGGTAGACTAAGTCCCCAGAGAGTTGGCAATGTGTGGGAGTGGCCAAAAAAAGGCCTGGCTAGTATGGGTGTGTACTGTGTAACAATGCTGGCTACTTAGCAGACAGAAGAAATTGCTTATACATACCTAACTTAAATATATTCAACTGTACATGTTCATGCCTAGTGTTCAaagatacacatttttttcaatgACATGGCTTCCAAACCTAAGCCAATGACTTCATCTGTTCCTCAGATGAAGAAAAAGTAATCTATtccaaaaaaaacacaggaaaagccAGCTATATGAGAATAATTGAGAGACAATACAATGTTATACATAACAGGCAATTTTAGGgaatttaaaggaaattttgACTACCATAATTTGTCATATTTAATGACTTTAAAACCTAACCcggcttgggaattgtcctgaatgactctgcaacaacagatacaggccattatatatcctgccataacctacagaattaagtgggagagagtgtaaactacaatgtaaactttaattcatgcttagtgtcaatactctaaaatgtgttcatcaattgcaatgaatgtacctcactaacgaaggatgttgttaatgtgggaaaatgtgggaggtgtgaggagcaggacatatgggaatcccctatattttttgtgacatttgtataatctaagtatcttttaaaaataagattaaataaaaaaacaaaaacaaaacccaacccCTGCATCATAAGATATGAGTCCACTGCATAAAACAAATCCCACTTCACCACTTATTAGCTATGTGATCTTGAGTAAATTATATAAACCTTTCTgggtttcagtttccttatcttgtaaaatggagataacagtACCACCTTCACTGGGTGTTGAGGATTAACAAACATAAAGCAATGAAGGGCTGAGAAAAGCACATTAGAACTTAGAATAAATGCTCAACCAATATTTACGGTTATTATCTCTAATTTTCAGACAAGAATACCTACTTCATAGGCCAATCTCATTTTACTGAGGAGGAAGTCTCAGAGTCAGCAATTTGCCTAAAGTAAGAATATGACTGCAGTCAATTTTGACTTCAAAAAAATGCTCTAAGAGTGAAGCCCCTAGgtatatttgttgttgtttttgttgttccaCTGAGAACGGGATACAAACTATAAGCCCTCTCCCCAGAAAAGTACTCAAATACACATACAatcttttaaagaatttcaaGACTGGGGGTGGGTGCAGAACCCTACTTGAAGTGTAAAGAATTTTGAATGTCAGCATGAGAATGTCTATTCTCCCCACCTTGCTTTGGCTCCTTCCCATAGCCTGGCATAGCCACAAGGTCATCACTTAATAACAGCAGTGAAAGGCTCCTAGAGAGAAAATGATCCTTGAAGAGATCACCAACACCACAAACTGCAAGGCCCCATACATTTACTATAGCTGCAACTTTCCTTACAGTTCTTCATGCTTGTAGGAAAGCTGTAATTcagctttaaaataataaagtattacCAAACAAGCAGCAAGAGGTCCTTAGGACTAATATTTCTTTGTAA
Encoded here:
- the KDM5C gene encoding lysine-specific demethylase 5C isoform X5, encoding MEPGADDFLPPPECPVFEPSWAEFRDPLGYIAKIRPIAEKSGICKIRPPADWQPPFAVEVDNFRFTPRIQRLNELEAQTRVKLNYLDQIAKFWEIQGSSLKIPNVERRILDLYSLSKIVVEEGGYEAICKDRRWARVAQRLNYPPGKNIGSLLRSHYERIVYPYEMYQSGANLVQCNTRPFDNEEKDKEYKPHSIPLRQSVQPSKFNSYGRRAKRLQPDPEPTEEDIEKNPELKKLQIYGAGPKMMGLGLMAKDKTLRKKELLFSLLDKEGPECPPTVVVKEESGGDVKVESTSPKTFLESKDELSHSPEPCTKMTMRLRRNHSNAQFIESYVCRMCSRGDEDDKLLLCDGCDDNYHIFCLLPPLPEIPKGVWRCPKCVMAECKRPPEAFGFEQATREYTLQSFGEMADSFKADYFNMPVHMVPTELVEKEFWRLVNSIEEDVTVEYGADIHSKEFGSGFPVSDSKRHLTPEEEEYATSGWNLNVMPVLEQSVLCHINADISGMKVPWLYVGMVFSAFCWHIEDHWSYSINYLHWGEPKTWYGVPSLAAEHLEEVMKKLTPELFDSQPDLLHQLVTLMNPNTLMSHGVPVVRTNQCAGEFVITFPRAYHSGFNQGYNFAEAVNFCTADWLPAGRQCIEHYRRLRRYCVFSHEELICKMAACPEKLDLNLAAAVHKEMFIMVQEERRLRKALLEKGITEAEREAFELLPDDERQCIKCKTTCFLSALACYDCPDGLVCLSHINDLCKCSSSRQYLRYRYTLDELPAMLHKLKVRAESFDTWANKVRVALEVEDGRKRSLEELRALESEARERRFPNSELLQRLKNCLSEAEACVSRALGLVSGQEAGVAGLQMTLAELRAFLDQMNNLPCAMHQIGDVKGILEQVEAYQAEAREALASLPSSPALLQSLLEKGRQLGVEVPEAQQLQRQVEQAQWLDEVKRTLAPSARRGTLAVMRGLLVAGASVAPSPAVDKAQAELQELLTIAERWEEKAHLCLEARQKHPPATLEAIIREAENIPVHLPNIQALKEALAKARAWIADVDEIQNGDHYPCLDDLEGLVAVGRDLPVGLEELRQLELQVLTAHSWREKASKTFLKKNSCYTLLEVLCPCADAGSDSTKRSRWMEKELGLYKSDTELLGLSAQDLRDPGSVIVAFKEGEQKEKEGILQLRRTNSAKPSPLASSTTASSATSICVCGQVPAGVGALQCDLCQDWFHGRCVSVPRLLSYPKPSPISSPPLAWWEWDTKFLCPLCMRSRRPRLETILALLVALQRLPVRLPEGEALQCLTERAISWQGRARQALASEDVTALLGRLAELRQRLQAEPKPEEPPTYPSTPAPDPLREGSGKDMPKVLGLLENGDSVTSPEKVAPGEGSDLELLSSLLPQLTGPVLELPEATRAPLEELMMEGDLLEVTLDENHSIWQLLQAGQPPDLERIHTLLELEKAERHGSRARGRALERRRRRKVDRGGEGDDPAREELEPKRVRSSGPEAEEAQEEEELEEETGGEGAPQPLPTTDSPSIQENQNGLELEPGAGSGSLAPFSTLNPRLHMPCPQQPPQQQL
- the KDM5C gene encoding lysine-specific demethylase 5C isoform X9, encoding MEPGADDFLPPPECPVFEPSWAEFRDPLGYIAKIRPIAEKSGICKIRPPADWQPPFAVEVDNFRFTPRIQRLNELEAQTRVKLNYLDQIAKFWEIQGSSLKIPNVERRILDLYSLSKIVVEEGGYEAICKDRRWARVAQRLNYPPGKNIGSLLRSHYERIVYPYEMYQSGANLVQCNTRPFDNEEKDKEYKPHSIPLRQSVQPSKFNSYGRRAKRLQPDPEPTEEDIEKNPELKKLQIYGAGPKMMGLGLMAKDKTLRKKDKEGPECPPTVVVKEESGGDVKVESTSPKTFLESKDELSHSPEPCTKMTMRLRRNHSNAQFIESYVCRMCSRGDEDDKLLLCDGCDDNYHIFCLLPPLPEIPKGVWRCPKCVMAECKRPPEAFGFEQATREYTLQSFGEMADSFKADYFNMPVHMVPTELVEKEFWRLVNSIEEDVTVEYGADIHSKEFGSGFPVSDSKRHLTPEEEEYATSGWNLNVMPVLEQSVLCHINADISGMKVPWLYVGMVFSAFCWHIEDHWSYSINYLHWGEPKTWYGVPSLAAEHLEEVMKKLTPELFDSQPDLLHQLVTLMNPNTLMSHGVPVVRTNQCAGEFVITFPRAYHSGFNQGYNFAEAVNFCTADWLPAGRQCIEHYRRLRRYCVFSHEELICKMAACPEKLDLNLAAAVHKEMFIMVQEERRLRKALLEKGITEAEREAFELLPDDERQCIKCKTTCFLSALACYDCPDGLVCLSHINDLCKCSSSRQYLRYRYTLDELPAMLHKLKVRAESFDTWANKVRVALEVEDGRKRSLEELRALESEARERRFPNSELLQRLKNCLSEAEACVSRALGLVSGQEAGVAGLQMTLAELRAFLDQMNNLPCAMHQIGDVKGILEQVEAYQAEAREALASLPSSPALLQSLLEKGRQLGVEVPEAQQLQRQVEQAQWLDEVKRTLAPSARRGTLAVMRGLLVAGASVAPSPAVDKAQAELQELLTIAERWEEKAHLCLEARQKHPPATLEAIIREAENIPVHLPNIQALKEALAKARAWIADVDEIQNGDHYPCLDDLEGLVAVGRDLPVGLEELRQLELQVLTAHSWREKASKTFLKKNSCYTLLEVLCPCADAGSDSTKRSRWMEKELGLYKSDTELLGLSAQDLRDPGSVIVAFKEGEQKEKEGILQLRRTNSAKPSPLASSTTASSATSICVCGQVPAGVGALQCDLCQDWFHGRCVSVPRLLSYPKPSPISSPPLAWWEWDTKFLCPLCMRSRRPRLETILALLVALQRLPVRLPEGEALQCLTERAISWQGRARQALASEDVTALLGRLAELRQRLQAEPKPEEPPTYPSTPAPDPLREGSGKDMPKVLGLLENGDSVTSPEKVAPGEGSGKRDLELLSSLLPQLTGPVLELPEATRAPLEELMMEGDLLEVTLDENHSIWQLLQAGQPPDLERIHTLLELEKAERHGSRARGRALERRRRRKVDRGGEGDDPAREELEPKRVRSSGPEAEEAQEEEELEEETGGEGAPQPLPTTDSPSIQENQNGLELEPGAGSGSLAPFSTLNPRLHMPCPQQPPQQQL
- the KDM5C gene encoding lysine-specific demethylase 5C isoform X36, with the protein product MCSRGDEDDKLLLCDGCDDNYHIFCLLPPLPEIPKGVWRCPKCVMAECKRPPEAFGFEQATREYTLQSFGEMADSFKADYFNMPVHMVPTELVEKEFWRLVNSIEEDVTVEYGADIHSKEFGSGFPVSDSKRHLTPEEEEYATSGWNLNVMPVLEQSVLCHINADISGMKVPWLYVGMVFSAFCWHIEDHWSYSINYLHWGEPKTWYGVPSLAAEHLEEVMKKLTPELFDSQPDLLHQLVTLMNPNTLMSHGVPVVRTNQCAGEFVITFPRAYHSGFNQGYNFAEAVNFCTADWLPAGRQCIEHYRRLRRYCVFSHEELICKMAACPEKLDLNLAAAVHKEMFIMVQEERRLRKALLEKGITEAEREAFELLPDDERQCIKCKTTCFLSALACYDCPDGLVCLSHINDLCKCSSSRQYLRYRYTLDELPAMLHKLKVRAESFDTWANKVRVALEVEDGRKRSLEELRALESEARERRFPNSELLQRLKNCLSEAEACVSRALGLVSGQEAGPHRVAGLQMTLAELRAFLDQMNNLPCAMHQIGDVKGILEQVEAYQAEAREALASLPSSPALLQSLLEKGRQLGVEVPEAQQLQRQVEQAQWLDEVKRTLAPSARRGTLAVMRGLLVAGASVAPSPAVDKAQAELQELLTIAERWEEKAHLCLEARQKHPPATLEAIIREAENIPVHLPNIQALKEALAKARAWIADVDEIQNGDHYPCLDDLEGLVAVGRDLPVGLEELRQLELQVLTAHSWREKASKTFLKKNSCYTLLEVLCPCADAGSDSTKRSRWMEKELGLYKSDTELLGLSAQDLRDPGSVIVAFKEGEQKEKEGILQLRRTNSAKPSPLASSTTASSATSICVCGQVPAGVGALQCDLCQDWFHGRCVSVPRLLSYPKPSPISSPPLAWWEWDTKFLCPLCMRSRRPRLETILALLVALQRLPVRLPEGEALQCLTERAISWQGRARQALASEDVTALLGRLAELRQRLQAEPKPEEPPTYPSTPAPDPLREGSGKDMPKVLGLLENGDSVTSPEKVAPGEGSGKRDLELLSSLLPQLTGPVLELPEATRAPLEELMMEGDLLEVTLDENHSIWQLLQAGQPPDLERIHTLLELEKAERHGSRARGRALERRRRRKVDRGGEGDDPAREELEPKRVRSSGPEAEEAQEEEELEEETGGEGAPQPLPTTDSPSIQENQNGLELEPGAGSGSLAPFSTLNPRLHMPCPQQPPQQQL
- the KDM5C gene encoding lysine-specific demethylase 5C isoform X8; this encodes MEPGADDFLPPPECPVFEPSWAEFRDPLGYIAKIRPIAEKSGICKIRPPADWQPPFAVEVDNFRFTPRIQRLNELEAQTRVKLNYLDQIAKFWEIQGSSLKIPNVERRILDLYSLSKIVVEEGGYEAICKDRRWARVAQRLNYPPGKNIGSLLRSHYERIVYPYEMYQSGANLVQCNTRPFDNEEKDKEYKPHSIPLRQSVQPSKFNSYGRRAKRLQPDPEPTEEDIEKNPELKKLQIYGAGPKMMGLGLMAKDKTLRKKDKEGPECPPTVVVKEESGGDVKVESTSPKTFLESKDELSHSPEPCTKMTMRLRRNHSNAQFIESYVCRMCSRGDEDDKLLLCDGCDDNYHIFCLLPPLPEIPKGVWRCPKCVMAECKRPPEAFGFEQATREYTLQSFGEMADSFKADYFNMPVHMVPTELVEKEFWRLVNSIEEDVTVEYGADIHSKEFGSGFPVSDSKRHLTPEEEEYATSGWNLNVMPVLEQSVLCHINADISGMKVPWLYVGMVFSAFCWHIEDHWSYSINYLHWGEPKTWYGVPSLAAEHLEEVMKKLTPELFDSQPDLLHQLVTLMNPNTLMSHGVPVVRTNQCAGEFVITFPRAYHSGFNQGYNFAEAVNFCTADWLPAGRQCIEHYRRLRRYCVFSHEELICKMAACPEKLDLNLAAAVHKEMFIMVQEERRLRKALLEKGITEAEREAFELLPDDERQCIKCKTTCFLSALACYDCPDGLVCLSHINDLCKCSSSRQYLRYRYTLDELPAMLHKLKVRAESFDTWANKVRVALEVEDGRKRSLEELRALESEARERRFPNSELLQRLKNCLSEAEACVSRALGLVSGQEAGPHRVAGLQMTLAELRAFLDQMNNLPCAMHQIGDVKGILEQVEAYQAEAREALASLPSSPALLQSLLEKGRQLGVEVPEAQQLQRQVEQAQWLDEVKRTLAPSARRGTLAVMRGLLVAGASVAPSPAVDKAQAELQELLTIAERWEEKAHLCLEARQKHPPATLEAIIREAENIPVHLPNIQALKEALAKARAWIADVDEIQNGDHYPCLDDLEGLVAVGRDLPVGLEELRQLELQVLTAHSWREKASKTFLKKNSCYTLLEVLCPCADAGSDSTKRSRWMEKELGLYKSDTELLGLSAQDLRDPGSVIVAFKEGEQKEKEGILQLRRTNSAKPSPLASSTTASSATSICVCGQVPAGVGALQCDLCQDWFHGRCVSVPRLLSYPKPSPISSPPLAWWEWDTKFLCPLCMRSRRPRLETILALLVALQRLPVRLPEGEALQCLTERAISWQGRARQALASEDVTALLGRLAELRQRLQAEPKPEEPPTYPSTPAPDPLREGSGKDMPKVLGLLENGDSVTSPEKVAPGEGSDLELLSSLLPQLTGPVLELPEATRAPLEELMMEGDLLEVTLDENHSIWQLLQAGQPPDLERIHTLLELEKAERHGSRARGRALERRRRRKVDRGGEGDDPAREELEPKRVRSSGPEAEEAQEEEELEEETGGEGAPQPLPTTDSPSIQENQNGLELEPGAGSGSLAPFSTLNPRLHMPCPQQPPQQQL